One Lacunisphaera limnophila DNA window includes the following coding sequences:
- a CDS encoding MarR family winged helix-turn-helix transcriptional regulator has product MPHLLLKDLPRYECLLEASREFPDLDPSAAEAFLHLLRTGDEAFGVTESHLSSFHISQGRFGVLMLLWRSCQPRAAKLLGAEVCDNGPRTPAELADAAGVTRATMTGLIDTLERDGYVLREPDPSDRRMLSVKLTAKGEQFLQEFLPGHFRIVAAVMSTLSEAERKTLVSLLVKIQQHAAVLRSETAASPAHA; this is encoded by the coding sequence ATGCCGCATCTCCTCCTCAAAGACCTGCCCCGCTACGAGTGCCTCCTCGAGGCCTCTAGGGAATTCCCTGATTTGGATCCTTCGGCGGCCGAGGCTTTCCTCCATCTGCTCCGCACGGGCGACGAGGCCTTTGGTGTCACCGAGTCGCACCTCAGTTCCTTCCACATTTCGCAAGGGCGCTTCGGCGTGCTGATGCTGCTCTGGCGCAGTTGTCAGCCGCGCGCGGCCAAACTGCTCGGCGCCGAGGTGTGTGACAATGGCCCGCGCACCCCCGCCGAGCTCGCCGACGCCGCCGGCGTCACCCGCGCCACCATGACCGGGCTGATCGACACCCTGGAGCGCGACGGCTACGTGCTGCGCGAGCCGGACCCGTCCGACCGCCGGATGCTCTCCGTGAAGCTCACCGCCAAGGGCGAACAGTTTCTCCAGGAGTTCCTGCCCGGCCACTTCCGCATCGTCGCGGCCGTCATGAGCACGTTGAGCGAGGCCGAGCGCAAGACGCTGGTCAGCCTGCTGGTCAAGATCCAGCAGCACGCCGCCGTGCTCCGGTCCGAGACCGCCGCCAGCCCCGCCCACGCCTGA
- the tkt gene encoding transketolase: MKLHPEILAQASAQARGLAIDAVHKCSSGHLGLPLGAAEIGAVLYGHALVHNPDEPRWLNRDRFVLSAGHGSMFLYSWLHLSGYDLSLEEVKNFRVLHSKTPGHPEFHETPGVECTTGPLGQGIGNGVGLALSGKMAEARFNTAEHVLFDHHVIVLAGDGCMQEGVAMEAVAFAGHQGLDNLILIYDSNDVTLDAMADKTQGENTAARFKSIGWDVQTLADGHDLAAIAKAVAKAKKAKTGKPQLIIAKTIIGKGIPEVQGTSKGHGEGGAKFADAARAGLGLPAEHFYVSPEVREYFAGHKKRLKRAYAKWRKTYEAWRTANPDKAALLDSRNDRLSATDLLAKIPAFAADAKLATRAAGKDVLQPVAAALPLLISGSADLHGSTLNYIAADKDFEKTNRSGRNLRYGIREHGMAAINNGVAYDGIFRTSCATFLVFADYSRPSMRIAALSKLPVLYIYTHDSIGVGEDGPTHQPVETVTGLRVIPNLDVIRPADPEETAGAFAAALERQDGPTLLSLTRQAVPMLNGIPVQTRREGVLKGGYIAVKESTDLTHILISAGSELQWAIAAAQQLGTGVRVVSIPSFLRFDAQSKEYRESVLPTSCRKRVAIEAGVTGLWSKYVGLDGKVIGIDRFGLSAPGNTAMKELGITTEAVVAAAKSL, translated from the coding sequence ATGAAACTCCATCCTGAGATTCTCGCCCAAGCCTCCGCCCAAGCCCGCGGCCTCGCCATCGATGCCGTGCACAAATGCTCCTCCGGCCACCTGGGTCTGCCCCTCGGCGCCGCCGAGATCGGCGCCGTCCTCTATGGCCACGCGCTGGTCCACAACCCCGACGAGCCCCGCTGGCTGAACCGCGACCGCTTCGTCCTCTCCGCCGGCCACGGCTCCATGTTCCTCTACAGCTGGCTCCACCTCAGCGGCTACGACCTGTCGCTGGAGGAGGTGAAAAACTTCCGCGTCCTGCACAGCAAAACGCCCGGCCATCCGGAATTCCATGAGACCCCCGGCGTCGAGTGCACCACCGGCCCGCTCGGTCAGGGGATCGGCAACGGCGTGGGCCTGGCGCTCTCCGGCAAGATGGCCGAGGCGCGCTTCAACACCGCCGAGCACGTCCTCTTCGACCACCACGTCATCGTCCTCGCCGGCGACGGTTGCATGCAGGAAGGCGTCGCGATGGAGGCCGTCGCCTTCGCCGGCCACCAGGGCCTCGACAACCTCATCCTCATCTACGACTCGAATGACGTCACCCTCGACGCCATGGCGGACAAGACCCAGGGCGAAAACACCGCCGCGCGCTTCAAGTCCATCGGCTGGGACGTGCAAACGCTGGCCGACGGCCACGATCTCGCCGCCATCGCCAAGGCCGTGGCCAAGGCCAAGAAGGCCAAGACCGGCAAGCCGCAGCTGATCATTGCCAAGACGATCATCGGCAAGGGCATTCCCGAGGTGCAGGGCACCTCGAAGGGCCACGGCGAGGGTGGGGCGAAGTTCGCCGACGCCGCTCGCGCCGGCCTCGGCCTGCCCGCGGAGCACTTCTACGTTAGCCCCGAGGTCCGCGAGTATTTCGCCGGCCACAAGAAGCGCCTCAAGCGCGCCTACGCGAAGTGGCGCAAGACCTACGAGGCCTGGCGCACCGCCAACCCCGACAAGGCCGCGCTTCTCGACTCGCGCAACGACCGCCTCAGCGCCACCGACTTGCTCGCGAAGATCCCGGCCTTTGCCGCCGACGCCAAGCTCGCCACCCGCGCGGCCGGCAAGGACGTCCTGCAGCCCGTGGCCGCCGCGCTGCCGCTGCTCATCTCCGGTTCCGCCGACCTGCACGGCTCGACGCTCAACTACATCGCCGCCGACAAGGATTTTGAGAAAACCAACCGGTCCGGCCGCAACCTCCGCTACGGCATCCGCGAGCACGGCATGGCCGCCATCAACAACGGCGTGGCCTACGACGGCATCTTCCGCACCTCGTGCGCGACCTTCCTGGTGTTCGCCGACTACTCGCGTCCCTCGATGCGCATCGCCGCGCTCTCGAAGCTGCCCGTCCTCTATATTTATACCCACGATTCCATCGGGGTGGGGGAGGACGGCCCCACGCACCAGCCGGTCGAGACCGTCACCGGCCTGCGCGTGATTCCCAACCTGGACGTCATCCGCCCGGCCGATCCGGAGGAGACCGCCGGGGCTTTCGCCGCCGCGCTCGAGCGCCAGGACGGCCCGACGCTGCTGTCGCTCACACGCCAAGCCGTGCCCATGTTGAACGGGATCCCCGTGCAAACGCGCCGCGAGGGCGTGCTCAAGGGCGGCTACATCGCCGTCAAGGAATCGACCGATCTCACCCACATCCTGATCTCGGCCGGCTCCGAGCTCCAGTGGGCGATCGCCGCGGCCCAGCAGCTCGGCACCGGCGTGCGTGTCGTTTCGATCCCGTCCTTCTTGCGGTTTGACGCCCAATCCAAGGAATACCGCGAATCCGTGCTGCCCACGTCCTGCCGCAAGCGCGTCGCGATCGAGGCCGGTGTCACGGGCCTCTGGAGCAAGTACGTCGGTCTCGACGGCAAGGTCATCGGCATCGACCGCTTCGGGCTTAGCGCCCCCGGCAACACGGCCATGAAGGAACTCGGCATCACCACCGAAGCGGTGGTGGCTGCGGCTAAGTCCCTCTAA
- the rplS gene encoding 50S ribosomal protein L19 codes for MNQIIKDITAAQVKTATAPFKVGDGVRVHTKVREGDKERTQIFAGVVIAHKGSGIHETFTVRRISYGEGVEKVFPVNSPNVEKIEVEKNAENGRARLYYLRDRTGKAAMAVKEKRYDEAKA; via the coding sequence ATGAACCAGATCATCAAAGACATCACCGCCGCTCAGGTGAAAACTGCCACTGCCCCCTTCAAGGTCGGCGACGGCGTCCGTGTGCACACCAAGGTGCGCGAGGGTGACAAGGAGCGGACCCAGATTTTCGCCGGTGTCGTCATCGCCCACAAGGGCAGCGGCATCCACGAGACTTTCACCGTGCGCCGCATCAGCTACGGCGAGGGCGTGGAGAAGGTGTTTCCCGTCAACTCCCCCAACGTCGAGAAGATCGAGGTGGAGAAGAACGCCGAGAACGGCCGGGCCCGCCTCTATTATCTCCGCGACCGCACCGGCAAGGCCGCCATGGCCGTGAAGGAAAAGCGCTACGACGAGGCCAAGGCCTGA